The genomic region TTAAGTTTTGCACGGCGCTCATCATAAAAAAGCAGGAGTGCTCCAGTGATTAACGGTAAAAGAATAGGCAAAATGAGAAGATGACTCTGGTGATCTTCCATCATTGCACCTCACGCCCATCAACATGATCTGAACCGGTTAATCCGCGCGAAACCAACAAAATAACCAGAAATAAAGCTGTCGTTGCAAAACCAATCACTATTGCTGTTAAAACCAGCGCCTGTGGAAGAGGATCGACGTAATTTTCTGGATTAATCACCACAGAAAGATCAACAATTGGGGCAGCATTGCTACGCGGTCTACTCATTGAAAACATAAAAAGATTGACACCATAGGAAATCAAAGACAACCCAAGAATAACCTGAAAAGTTCGTGGACGTAAAATGAGCCAAATACCAGAACCAACAAGAATACCAATAGCCAAAGAAAGAACAATTTCCATTAATTTTCCTTTTCTTTTAAAGGAGGTTTCTTACCGATTCGGTAACTACGAATGGATTGGTGCGCAAGTGCAATTAAAATGAGAACAGTTGCTCCCAACACAAGAGAAAACACGCCAAGATCAAACAAAAAAGCAGAGGCCATAGGAACATTTCCAATCAACGGAAGATGCGCATATTGAAAAAAGGAAGTTAAAAAAGGAGTGCCAAAAAACCAAGCCCCCATTCCCGTTATAACAGACAACAACAAGCCAAAGCCCATCCAACGTAAAGGCAAAATTTTCAAATGAGCTTCTACCCAACGAATATCACGAGCAAGATATTGCAAAATAAAGCCTATCGCTAAAGTTACCCCACCAACAAATCCACCCCCTGGAAGATCGTGCCCGCGTATAAACAAATAAACTGAAAAAGCAATAATAACCGAAAAGAGCCATCCCATAATAACAGCTGGAATAGCAAGATAATTTAAAACTGTATCGCCCACATTCCGATCAGGCTGAGCCATATCAAAAGCTTTTTGAACACGCTGTTGTAAAGGTGCATCAATACTTTCAGGAGCAGGACGAAACCGTCGTAAAAGGGCAAAAACAGTGAGTGAAACAATACCCAAAACAACAATCTCTCCCATAGTATCAAAACCACGAAAATCAACCAACAACACATTGACAACATTGCGCCCTCCCGCACCAGAATAAGCATTTGTCAGAAAAAAATCAGAAATTGTTGTATCTTGAGGGCGTGTCATCATTGCAAAAGAAAGCCACGCTACACCAACACCTCCCACAAGAGCTATAACAAAATCACGAACACGACGCAAACGAACAAATAAATGAACAGAGGTTGGAGCAGGATAATATAAACGCTTAGGCAACCACCGCAAACCCAGCAACAATAAGACGGTTGTCACCACTTCAACAACCAATTGTGTGATTGCCAAATCAGGCGCGGAGAGCCATAAAAAGGTTGCACAAGTCATCAAACCAGCACCACCCAACAGCATAAGTGAGGCAAGACGATGAAACTTTGCTTGCCAAGCAACTAAAAGTGCACATGATCCACCCACCAGCCAAAGAGCCAAAAAAGGTATATCAAGTGGGAAAAGTGGTAACGACCCCACTGAAATAAAACCATCATACCAAAGTAAAAGACCAACAAATGCAAAACACAGCACAAAAATCCAATGTAATTGAATTTGCAAACGACGTGTTGACAAAGCAGCTTCAACCGCACGTGCCCATTTCCAAGAAATAATCACAAGAATGCGTTCAAAAATACGCGTACCTTTCAAATGACGAAAAAAAGGGGCACCATCATCACAAGATAAAAAATAACGACGTCCAACAACATAGAGGAAAACGCCTCCTGATAAAGCCACCAAACTCATCATTAATGGAGTATTAAACCCATGCCAAACAGCCAAACTATAAGGAATTGTCATAGGTCCTAAAACAGAAACAACCGCATTATCCAAAATAGGTCCTATTGTTAAATTAGGAAAAATACCAACCGCCAAACAAATAAACACTAAAAGCTCCATGGGTAAGCGCATAAAATGCGGTGGTTCATGAGGAGATTTGGGTAAGTCAACAGTTTTTTTCCCAAAAAAAACACCATGAATAAAACGTATAGAATAAGTCACGCTAAATAGACTCGCCAGTGTTGCTACATAGGGTGCAATCCAATCAAGCCATGAGTCCATATGCATTTCTACTGCTTCGGCAAAAAACATTTCTTTCGATAAAAAACCATTCAACAAAGGAACCCCAGCCATTGCTGCACTCGCCACCAAAGCAAGAGTCGCCGTGATAGGCATAAAATGATAAAGGCCTGTCAATTTACGCATATCACGTGTCCCCGTCTCATGATCAATAATGCCAGCAGCCATAAATAAAGAAGCTTTAAAAGTAGCATGATTGGCCATATGAAAGATTGCCGCAACACATGCAAGCGGACTACCAAGACTTAAAAGCGTGGTAATCAATCCAAGGTGACTAATCGTTGAGTAAGCAAGCAGCCCTTTCAAATCTTGCTGAAACATAGAACAATAAGCACCAAGAAGAAGTGTTGCGAGTCCTGAAAAACCAACCATCCAAAACCAAATTTCTGTTCCAGAAAGTACAGGCCATAAACGTACAAGCAAAAATAACCCTGCTTTTACCATTGTCGCTGAATGCAAATAAGCCGATACAGGTGTTGGAGCTGCCATCGCATTAGGCAACCAAAAATGAAAGGGAAATTGTGCACTTTTTGTTAACCCTCCCAATAAAATACAAATAAGAACAAGATTATAAAGAGAGCTTGATCGGATCACATCTCCAGACTGCAACACCTTATCCAAATCAAAACTTCCAACAATGTGGCCGATCAATAAAATTCCCATAAAAAGGGCAAAACCACCAAAACCTGTGATTGTTAAAGCCATCCGCGCCCCCTCACGCGCACTTGCATTATGATACCAATACCCGATCAACAAAAAAGAAAAAATGCTGGTAAGTTCCCAAAAAATAACCAAAAAGACAAGATTGCCTGATAAGACTATCCCTGTCATAGATCCCATAAATGCCAGAAAAAAAGAAAAAAACCGCGGTACAGAATCTGCCGGATCCATATAATAACGCGCATAGACAACAACAAGCAGCCCAATTCCTGTAATGAGCAAACAAAAAAGCCATGACAAACCATCTATACGGAGAATAAGATCAACTCCCCACTCTGAAAGCCAAGAAATATCTAAGCGCACAACACGATTTCTGTGAACTTCTGGATAAAGTGTTATTGTAAAAACAAGAGTGAAAAGTGCAATAATCCCAGCAAACCACGCTTCATTATTTCTTGCTGTCGAACGAAAAAAACCAATAACAGCACTTCCGCCAAGGGGAAGCAAAACGAGCAACATCAACATTGCTTCCCGTGTTGTCATGCTTTAGCTCCATCCTGCCTCTAAATATTTTGTCATCGACAAAATAAAAATTTACATCATCACCCCCTCATTTTGCACTTAACGATAATAAGATTTAATAAAACTTAAAAGTATTTTAAATTTTTAAAAACAACTGTTGCGTGAAAAAATATTCAGCACACAAACTACCTTTTTATTTTAAGAACGGGAACGAGAACGACAAGGGCTGATAGAGATTTTTCTACATTAATAATTTCTATCCTTTTAAAAAGCGCGAAAGACAGGGCTTGCGAGGGCCATGAAAAGGCTGATAACTATTATCATCTTTATTGTAAGAACGATAACGTGCCCGACAAGATTCAATATGTTGCTTAAGTATCCATGGCTCATTTTTTTCCAACGAAGAAATTAAAAATTTATTTTTCACACCTGAGACAGCTTTCAATGGTGCCTGTTTTGTATTTAGATGCGATAAAGCAACAAAAGCGACCTCAGGATACCACCAATTATCTCTATACTTAACATAACCACGCCGATAATTATGATACCCCTTGAAACCATTAAGCTCTCTACGCCCCGTAAAAATCAAAGGCACCGAATTCTCTTGAACAAAAGCTTGAGGAACTACTTTAGCTTTAGCATCGCTGCTGTTTTGCGAAAAATCAATAATACTGGTTGTTATAATAAAAAAGCAGCCAATAAATAAAAACACTAAAGCATAATATAATTTTTTTGTCATACACATAACGCAAGTCTCAAAACAACAAAAACAAAACTCAGTTGCAGAAAGCCTCTCTATTGCTAGACAAAAACAGATTCTTTTTTTAAAACTGCTTTTTCTTGAGACATTCTGTTGCTCTTTGTACTAAACGTTAATCTTAACAATAAGATCCCTTCAAAAGAGAATGGATAAACAATGATAAAAACCCCCTATTATCTTATAGATAAAACGAAGCTCATAAAAAATATGAACGTTATTACGCGCTTACGCGAAATGTCCGGAGCAAAAATTTTGCTTGCTTTGAAATGTTTTGCCACATGGAGTGTTTTTGATTTAATGTCTGAGTTTATGGATGGGACCACATCATCATCCCTGTATGAATTACATTTAGGAAGAGAAAAATTCGGCAAAGAAACCCATGCCTATTCAGTTGCTTGGGCAGATGATGAAATTGATGAAGCTTGTAGTTATGCAGATAAAATCATCTTTAATTCAATCCAACAGCTTCAACGTTTTGCTAACGCTACAAAAACCATTCAACGAGGTCTAAGGTTAAATCCAGGCATCAGTGCATCAAATTTTGATCTTGCTAATCCTTCTCGTCCTTTTAGTCGTTTGGGTGAAACGAACCAAAGCGCGATTAAAGAAGTTTTGCCTCTCATAAATGGCTTGATGATCCACAACAATTGTGAAAATGCTGATTTTAATCTTTTCAACAAAATGTTGAGTCACATGGAAGAAAAATTTGCAGAACTCTTTACTGCCGTTGATTGGATAAGCCTTGGTGGTGGAATTCATTTTACAGCTGAAAATTATCCCCTAGAAACTTTTGCAGAACGCTTAAAACATTTTTCAAAAACTCATGGTGTCACCATTTTTCTAGAACCAGGAGAAGCTGCTATAACAAAAAGCACCACATTAGAAGTAAGTGTTCTTGATACATTATATAATGAAAAGAACCTTGCTATCGTTGATAGCTCAATTGAAGCCCATATGCTTGACCTTCTCATCTATCGCGAAAATGCAAAATTAGAACCAAATCAAGGACCTCATGAAATTATGGTCTGCGGAAAATCTTGTCTCGCTGGTGATATTTTTGGAACATTTCGGTTCCCTGAACCTCTTAAAATAGGTGATAGACTGTCCTTTCAGGATGCAGCAGGCTATACAATGGTTAAGAAAAACTGGTTTAATGGCGTTTCAATGCCTGCCATTGTTATTAAAGAATGTGATGGCACATTAACACTTCAACGACAATTTAATTACAATGATTATCAGACAAGTCTTTCATGAAAGAATAACCGTAAAAAAGCATTATACAACAAACAGTATTGAAAAGGAGATAACCCCACGATGAAGAAAAATGTTCTCATTATTGGTGCTGGAGGTGTTGCACAAGTTGTTGCGCATAAATGTGCTCAAAATAACAATATATTTGGTGAAATCCATATCGCTTCACGAACGCTCAAAAAATGTGAAGCCATCATTACTTCTATTAAAGAAAAAAATGCAATGAAAGAACAAGGTGTTCTTATGGGCCACATGCTCAATGCAATGAACATAGAAGAAACTGTAAATCTCATCCAAAAAACCAAATGTGAAATTGTCATCAATGTTGGATCAGCCTTTCTTAACATGTCAGTTCTTTCAGCTTGCATCGAAACCAAATGCGCTTATATTGATACTGCTATTCATGAAGATCCTTTAAAAATTTGTGAAACACCGCCCTGGTATGGCAATTATGAATGGCCCCGTCGTCAAGAATGTGAAAAAGCTGGTATAACTGCTATTTTAGGTGCAGGTTTTGACCCAGGCGTCGTGAATGCTTATGCAGCGTTAGCGCGTGAATGTTATTTCGATAAGATCACAGATATCGATATTATTGATATTAATGCCGGAAGTCATGGGCGTTGGTTTGCCACTAATTTTGATCCAGAAATTAACTTTCGTGAGTTTACGGGACAAGTATGGTCTTGGCAAAATAAAAAATGGGTTTCCAATCAAATGTTTGAAGTCAGCCATGAATGGGATCTTCCCGTTGTTGGAAAACAAAAAGCTTACATGACGGGACATGATGAAATTCATTCATTATCCAAAAATTTTGATGTTCAAAATGTCCGTTTCTGGATGGGATTTGGTGAACGTTATATCACGGTTTTTACAGTTCTAAAAAATCTCGGCCTCTTATCCGAACAACCTATTAAAACAGCAGAAGGACAAGAAGTCGTTCCTTTAAAAGTCGTAAAAGCTGTCTTACCCGATCCCGCCTCTTTAGCACCAGAATACACAGGAAAAACTTGCATTGGGAACCTCATTAAAGGTGAAAAAGATGGAAAACCAAGAGAAGTTTTCATCTATAATATAGCCGATCACAAACAAGCTTTTAACGAAACCGGTGCCCAAGGTATTTCTTACACAGCCGGTGTACCAGCCGCAGCAGCAGCCCTTCTTATTGCCACCAGCGAATGGGATGTTAAAACCATGGTCAACGTAGAAGAATTACCACCACATCCCTTCCTCAAACATCTCGATCATATGGGACTCTCCACTTGGATACGAGAACAACAAGAAGAAAAAAAATTATATTTTTAAAACTTTACAAACCAATAATGGATACAGAAAAACCGCCCTTTTAAAGGGCGGTTTTTTCAAAAAGCATCATAGAGTACTAAAAAGCACACCTAGATTTAAATATGAAGCGGTTTAGCAAACGTAGCTAAAGCTGCCTCCCGCACTGCTTCTGATAAAGTAGGATGTGCATGGCAACAACGCCCCAAATCTTCTGATGAACCACCAAATTCCATTAAAACTGCAATTTCATGGATCATTTCACCAGCACCAAATCCAAGAATATGTCCACCTAAAACCCGATCTGTCTTTTTATCAGCAAGGATTTTAACAAATCCATCATTTTTTTGCATCGCACGTGCACGACCATTAGCCATGAAGGGAAATTTGCCAACATTATACTCAATACCGGCAGCTTTAAGTTCTTCTTCTGTCTTTCCTACACTAGCAATCTCCGGCTGTGTATAAACAACACTAGGAATGACATCAAAATTAACATGTCCCTTTTGACCTGCCAAAATTTCTGCCACAGCAACACCTTCTTCCTCCGCCTTATGCGCCAACATTGGTCCTTTAACAACATCACCAATCGCATAAATTCCTGGAATACTGGTCTGCCAATGCGCATCAATAGAAATAAAACCGCGCTCATCCAACTGAACACCAACCTCAATCAAACCAAGACCTTCCGTGTATGGAAAACGTCCAGTAGCAATGAGCACAACATCAGCTTCTAAAGTTTCAGATTCACCACCTTTGGCCGCTTCAAAAGTTACCTGGGCAGTTGCACCAGATTGTGTAATAGCTGTTACTTTTGCACCAGTCTTATACTCAATCCCCTGCTTTTCCATGATTTTTTGAAACTGCCGTGAAACTTCACCATCCATTGATCCTAAAACTTTATTAAGATATTCAATAATGGTAACTTTAGCCCCCAAGCGACTCCAAACCGAACCAAGTTCTGAACCAATAACACCGGCTCCCACAACAATCATGCGCGTTGGCACTTTTTCAAGAGCAAGGGCTCCCGTAGAAGAAACAACAACCTTTTCATCAATTTCAACATTTAATCCAGGAATACCTGCACTCTCTGAACCTGTAGCAATGATAATATTTTTTGTTTCAATTTTTTGTGTGCTACCATCCCGTGCAACAACTTCCACATGACCTGCGCTTAAAATTTTGGCTGTACCCCAAAAAGTATCAACTTTATTTTTTTTCATCAAAAAAGAGATACCACTTGTATTGGCTGTCACAACAGCTTTTTTATGCGCCATCATTTGTTCAAGATTAAGCTTAGATTTTGCAATAGAAATACCAAGTGTTTCAAAACCATGTTGTGTTTCAGCAAACACTTCTGATGCATGCAACAACGCTTTAGAAGGAATACAGCCAACATTAAGGCATGTCCCCCCTAATGCCACACGTTTTTCAATAATTGCTGTTTTTAGCCCCAATTGTGCCGCTTTTATTGCCGCAACATAACCACCTGGCCCAGCTCCAATCACAACCACATCGTAAGACATCCGTTTTTCCTTTCATCCTGAAAATTGTACTTTTACAAGTCAAGAACAAGGCGTTCCGGATCTTCTAAACTTTCCTTAACACGCACAAGAAAAGTCACTGCTTCTTGGCCATCTACAATACGATGATCATAAGAAAGTGCCAGATACATCATAGGACGAATCACAATTTGTCCATCCACAACCACGACCCGCTCTTTAATCGCATGCATTCCCAAAATACCAGACTGTGGTGCATTCAAAATTGGCGTCGACATTAACGATCCATAAACCCCCCCATTTGTAATGGTAAAAGTTCCACCCTGCATATCAGAAACAGCCAATTTTCCATCACGAGCAAGACGTCCCAAACGACCAATTTCTTTTTCAATTTCTGCAAGTGACATCTGATCAGCATTACGCACAACAGGAACAACAAGTCCTTTATCCGTTCCAACAGCAATTCCTGCATTAACATAGTTTTTGTAAATAATATCTGTTCCATCAATTTCTGCATTAACAGCAGGAAGTTCCTTTAATGCATGACAAACAGCCTTGGTAAAAAATCCCATAAAACCAAGCTTAACACCATGTTTTTTTTCAAAAATATCTTTATAACGCTTACGTAAATCCATTACCGCAGACATATCAACCTCATTAAATGTGGTTAACATTGCCGCTGTATTTTGAGCATCTTTAAGACGACGAGCAATTGTTTGACGCAATTTTGTCATACGAACACGCTCTTCATGTACTTCTTGAACAGGAGTAGCCAAAGAGCTGGATGTAGAAACTGCAGGAGAAGGTGCTTTTGTTTTCCGTTCTAAAACCCCAAGAACATCCTCTTTGAGAATTTGTCCACGCTTTCCAGAACCAGAAACATCACTTTTTATAATACTATTTTCTGCCATCATTTTCGCTGCTGAAGGTGCAGGAGGCATTATACCGCTGGAAGAAGACTGTCCCACCGCAGATTCAGCCGCAAGAATAGGTGTAGCAGCAGGCGAAAATGACTGAGAAACACCTGCAGTTCCTGCTTCAATCGCCCCTAAAAGCGCATTCACTTCAACTGTATCGCCTTCCTTTGCAATGATTTCAGATAATTTCCCCGCAACAGGTGAAGGAACCTCAACCGTTACCTTATCAGTTTCTAACTCAATCAAAGGTTCATCCATAGCAACAGTCTCGCCAAGCTTTTTAAACCACTTACCAACAGTCGCTTCGGTAACCGATTCGCCCAAAGTAGGAACACGAATTTCAGTAGTCATAATATTTTTCCATACATCAGAGTAGTCATAAATTAAGAGCCTAATGCGTCTTCAAGAAACGCAGAAAGCTGTTCAAGATGTTTCACCATCAACCCAGAGGCCGGTGATGCGCTAGCAGAACGTCCTGCATAACGTGCCCGTGAATATTGCGCACTAATATGCGTCAAAACCCATTCTAAATAAGGCTCAATAAATGACCAAGCCCCCATATTCTTTGGTTCCTCTTGGCACCAAACAACTTCTGCCTGCAAAAAGCGAGACAACACATCCACTAAAGCTTTTGCAGGAAAAGGATACAGCTGTTCAATACGAAGCAAATAAACATCATTAACACCCCTTTTTTCACGTTCTTCATAAAGATCGTAATAAACTTTTCCCGTACAAAGAACAATACGACGAATTTTATCGTCTTTTTGCAATTTAATGACAGAATCTTTGAATCGTTCTGCATCATCAAGCAACAAACGATGAAAATTTGTTCCTGGTTCCATCTCACTGAGGAAAGAAACAGCTCTCTTATGACGCAAAAGTGATTTCGGTGTCATTAAAATTAATGGTTTACGGAAATCACGTTTGATCTGCCGACGCAAAATATGAAAATAATTTGCAGGCGTTGTACAATTAGCAACCTGCATATTATCCTCTGCACAGAGTTGAAGAAAACGTTCCAAACGTGCTGAAGAATGTTCTGGTCCTTGCCCCTCAAAACCATGAGGCAACAAGCAGACAAGACCAGACATACGAAGCCATTTACGCTCTGCAGAAGAAATAAATTGATCAAAAATGACCTGTGCACCATTAGAAAAATCACCAAATTGCGCTTCCCAAAGTGTTAATCCCCGTGGTTCAGCAAGAGAATATCCATATTCAAAACCAAGAACCGCTTCTTCAGAAAGCATAGAATTGACAACCTCATAAAAGGCCTGTCCCTTTTGTAAATTATTTAACGGGATATAACGGGCTTCATTTTCCTGGTCATAAAGAACTGAATGGCGTTGTGAAAAAGTTCCCCGTTCAACATCCTCACCGGAAAGACGAACAGGTGCCCCTTCTAAGCAAAGCGAACCAAAAGCTAGAGCTTCAGCAGTTGCCCAATCAACATCTGCACCGGTTTCAAAAATTTTAGCACGGTTGCTTAAAAAACGCTGTATCGTTTTATGAACATGAAAATCTGCTGGAATCTCGACAAGTTTTTTACCAATTTCCTTTAAAGTTTTTAATTCAACACCTGTCACACCACACTGTTGCTCATCAGTACTCGTAGAAGCTTTAAGACCAGTCCAGCTTCCATCAAGCCAATCAGCCTTATTAGGCTTATAAGAAGTGCTTACTTCAAGTTCAGCTTCAAGTTTATCACGCCAAAGCTTTTTTTGTTG from Bartonella birtlesii IBS 325 harbors:
- a CDS encoding Na+/H+ antiporter subunit C → MEIVLSLAIGILVGSGIWLILRPRTFQVILGLSLISYGVNLFMFSMSRPRSNAAPIVDLSVVINPENYVDPLPQALVLTAIVIGFATTALFLVILLVSRGLTGSDHVDGREVQ
- a CDS encoding monovalent cation/H+ antiporter subunit A: MTTREAMLMLLVLLPLGGSAVIGFFRSTARNNEAWFAGIIALFTLVFTITLYPEVHRNRVVRLDISWLSEWGVDLILRIDGLSWLFCLLITGIGLLVVVYARYYMDPADSVPRFFSFFLAFMGSMTGIVLSGNLVFLVIFWELTSIFSFLLIGYWYHNASAREGARMALTITGFGGFALFMGILLIGHIVGSFDLDKVLQSGDVIRSSSLYNLVLICILLGGLTKSAQFPFHFWLPNAMAAPTPVSAYLHSATMVKAGLFLLVRLWPVLSGTEIWFWMVGFSGLATLLLGAYCSMFQQDLKGLLAYSTISHLGLITTLLSLGSPLACVAAIFHMANHATFKASLFMAAGIIDHETGTRDMRKLTGLYHFMPITATLALVASAAMAGVPLLNGFLSKEMFFAEAVEMHMDSWLDWIAPYVATLASLFSVTYSIRFIHGVFFGKKTVDLPKSPHEPPHFMRLPMELLVFICLAVGIFPNLTIGPILDNAVVSVLGPMTIPYSLAVWHGFNTPLMMSLVALSGGVFLYVVGRRYFLSCDDGAPFFRHLKGTRIFERILVIISWKWARAVEAALSTRRLQIQLHWIFVLCFAFVGLLLWYDGFISVGSLPLFPLDIPFLALWLVGGSCALLVAWQAKFHRLASLMLLGGAGLMTCATFLWLSAPDLAITQLVVEVVTTVLLLLGLRWLPKRLYYPAPTSVHLFVRLRRVRDFVIALVGGVGVAWLSFAMMTRPQDTTISDFFLTNAYSGAGGRNVVNVLLVDFRGFDTMGEIVVLGIVSLTVFALLRRFRPAPESIDAPLQQRVQKAFDMAQPDRNVGDTVLNYLAIPAVIMGWLFSVIIAFSVYLFIRGHDLPGGGFVGGVTLAIGFILQYLARDIRWVEAHLKILPLRWMGFGLLLSVITGMGAWFFGTPFLTSFFQYAHLPLIGNVPMASAFLFDLGVFSLVLGATVLILIALAHQSIRSYRIGKKPPLKEKEN
- a CDS encoding BA14K family protein, which translates into the protein MCMTKKLYYALVFLFIGCFFIITTSIIDFSQNSSDAKAKVVPQAFVQENSVPLIFTGRRELNGFKGYHNYRRGYVKYRDNWWYPEVAFVALSHLNTKQAPLKAVSGVKNKFLISSLEKNEPWILKQHIESCRARYRSYNKDDNSYQPFHGPRKPCLSRFLKG
- a CDS encoding carboxynorspermidine decarboxylase, producing MIKTPYYLIDKTKLIKNMNVITRLREMSGAKILLALKCFATWSVFDLMSEFMDGTTSSSLYELHLGREKFGKETHAYSVAWADDEIDEACSYADKIIFNSIQQLQRFANATKTIQRGLRLNPGISASNFDLANPSRPFSRLGETNQSAIKEVLPLINGLMIHNNCENADFNLFNKMLSHMEEKFAELFTAVDWISLGGGIHFTAENYPLETFAERLKHFSKTHGVTIFLEPGEAAITKSTTLEVSVLDTLYNEKNLAIVDSSIEAHMLDLLIYRENAKLEPNQGPHEIMVCGKSCLAGDIFGTFRFPEPLKIGDRLSFQDAAGYTMVKKNWFNGVSMPAIVIKECDGTLTLQRQFNYNDYQTSLS
- a CDS encoding saccharopine dehydrogenase family protein; this encodes MKKNVLIIGAGGVAQVVAHKCAQNNNIFGEIHIASRTLKKCEAIITSIKEKNAMKEQGVLMGHMLNAMNIEETVNLIQKTKCEIVINVGSAFLNMSVLSACIETKCAYIDTAIHEDPLKICETPPWYGNYEWPRRQECEKAGITAILGAGFDPGVVNAYAALARECYFDKITDIDIIDINAGSHGRWFATNFDPEINFREFTGQVWSWQNKKWVSNQMFEVSHEWDLPVVGKQKAYMTGHDEIHSLSKNFDVQNVRFWMGFGERYITVFTVLKNLGLLSEQPIKTAEGQEVVPLKVVKAVLPDPASLAPEYTGKTCIGNLIKGEKDGKPREVFIYNIADHKQAFNETGAQGISYTAGVPAAAAALLIATSEWDVKTMVNVEELPPHPFLKHLDHMGLSTWIREQQEEKKLYF
- the lpdA gene encoding dihydrolipoyl dehydrogenase, translated to MSYDVVVIGAGPGGYVAAIKAAQLGLKTAIIEKRVALGGTCLNVGCIPSKALLHASEVFAETQHGFETLGISIAKSKLNLEQMMAHKKAVVTANTSGISFLMKKNKVDTFWGTAKILSAGHVEVVARDGSTQKIETKNIIIATGSESAGIPGLNVEIDEKVVVSSTGALALEKVPTRMIVVGAGVIGSELGSVWSRLGAKVTIIEYLNKVLGSMDGEVSRQFQKIMEKQGIEYKTGAKVTAITQSGATAQVTFEAAKGGESETLEADVVLIATGRFPYTEGLGLIEVGVQLDERGFISIDAHWQTSIPGIYAIGDVVKGPMLAHKAEEEGVAVAEILAGQKGHVNFDVIPSVVYTQPEIASVGKTEEELKAAGIEYNVGKFPFMANGRARAMQKNDGFVKILADKKTDRVLGGHILGFGAGEMIHEIAVLMEFGGSSEDLGRCCHAHPTLSEAVREAALATFAKPLHI
- the odhB gene encoding 2-oxoglutarate dehydrogenase complex dihydrolipoyllysine-residue succinyltransferase, which gives rise to MTTEIRVPTLGESVTEATVGKWFKKLGETVAMDEPLIELETDKVTVEVPSPVAGKLSEIIAKEGDTVEVNALLGAIEAGTAGVSQSFSPAATPILAAESAVGQSSSSGIMPPAPSAAKMMAENSIIKSDVSGSGKRGQILKEDVLGVLERKTKAPSPAVSTSSSLATPVQEVHEERVRMTKLRQTIARRLKDAQNTAAMLTTFNEVDMSAVMDLRKRYKDIFEKKHGVKLGFMGFFTKAVCHALKELPAVNAEIDGTDIIYKNYVNAGIAVGTDKGLVVPVVRNADQMSLAEIEKEIGRLGRLARDGKLAVSDMQGGTFTITNGGVYGSLMSTPILNAPQSGILGMHAIKERVVVVDGQIVIRPMMYLALSYDHRIVDGQEAVTFLVRVKESLEDPERLVLDL